A single genomic interval of Gossypium raimondii isolate GPD5lz chromosome 11, ASM2569854v1, whole genome shotgun sequence harbors:
- the LOC105803392 gene encoding heavy metal-associated isoprenylated plant protein 16, which translates to MKQKMVLKVSMNGDKSRSKALKIAVGLSGVESASLKGDDKSQIEVTGDGVDAVKLASQLRKSVGFAELVSVSAAGGEKKEEKKDDPKPEPPFCYVSPPFNPSYHYYPSYEYVDNYGPSPPCSIM; encoded by the exons ATGAAG cAAAAGATGGTATTGAAGGTTTCCATGAATGGCGACAAATCCCGCTCCAAGGCATTGAAAATTGCAGTTGGTCTCTCAG GGGTGGAGTCGGCTTCGTTGAAAGGCGATGACAAGAGCCAAATAGAGGTAACAGGGGATGGTGTGGATGCAGTTAAGCTAGCAAGTCAGTTAAGGAAGAGCGTGGGGTTCGCCGAGCTGGTTAGCGTCAGTGCCGCCGGTGGCGAAaagaaggaagagaagaaagacGATCCGAAGCCAGAGCCACCGTTCTGCTATGTGTCGCCGCCGTTTAATCCATCGTACCATTATTATCCTTCGTATGAATATGTCGACAACTATGGCCCCTCCCCCCCTTGCTCCATCATGTAA